The Swingsia samuiensis genome contains the following window.
GGTGATGGGCAGATGGAACCCTTACGCCCCATCGCACAAGATTTATGGGTTCTGCCGTGCCCACGCGCACTCGATCATACCGCCCCCGGCGATTGGACACTATCATTCATCCGCGATGGCTCTGGGATTAAGGCCATCCGTGTTGGATGTTGGCTCGCTCGCGATCTTATTTATGACCGTGTTTAATATTTTATTTTTAAACAAAAATTGACTGAACACGTTCATCCTAACACTATATAAGCTTACAAATTTCTAGCCCTGCCATGGTCTTCCAAGGTGGGGGTTTTTGATTTTGTAATTCTGTTCACTATATCATCTAGGATCACCGATCATCATGATCTCCGCCCTTATGCCAAACTACAAACGCGCCGACCTTGCTTTTGAGCACGGAAATGGCGTCTGGCTAACGGCTTCTGATGGACGACGATATCTTGATTTTGCTGCAGGAATAGCCGTCTCGTCCCTTGGGCACGGTAATCCTAAACTGGTTAAGGCCATCGCTGAGCAAGCAGCAAAAGTGATGCATGTCTCCAACCTGTATCGCATTCCCCAAGCAGAGGAACTGGCAGAGCTTCTTGTAAAAAACAGCTTCGCGGATTCTGTGCTCTTTTGTAATTCTGGAGCAGAAGCTAACGAAGGAATGGTTAAGACCATTCGGCGCGCCCAATATGAAAACGGACATCCTGAACGCACCCGCATCCTGTGCTTTGATGGAGCCTTTCACGGGCGAACCTTAGCTATGATTTCAGCAACAGGAAATCCTGCTTATTTAAAAGGTTTTGGCCCCGTTGTAGACGGCTTTGACCATGCGCCTTTTAACAATACCAATACTCTACGTTCAGCCATCACGCCTGAAACAGCAGGCATTATCGTTGAGCCTATTCAAGGAGAAAGCGGGGTAAAGCCTGCAACAGAAAGCTTTATAAAAGCCCTACGCGCAGCGTGTGATGAATACGGAATTTATCTTGGCTTTGATGAAGTTCAAACAGGAATAGGCCGCACAGGAAAACTTTTTGCCCATGAATGGTTTGATGTTAAGCCTGATATTATATCATCAGCTAAAGGCATTGGTGGAGGTTTCCCCCTTGGCGCTGTCTTAGCGACAGAGGAATTAGCCAAACACTTAACCCCCGGATCCCACGGAACGACCTACGGCGGTAATCCTCTGGCCTGTAATGCAGGTATAATAGTTCTCAATGAAGTTTTAACTCCAGGCTTTATGTCCCATATCCAAGCCGTTGGAGAAGCTTTTGGGAAAATGTTGGATGATATTGTCCAACACTTTCCTCATATTTTTGATAGCGTACGTGGAATGGGCTTAATGCGTGGTTTACATTGTATTCCACCCGCTGGAGACGTTATGGCTGTGGCGCAGCATCATGGCCTCCTGACCGTTAGTGCGGGGGATAATGTCTTACGCCTCGTACCACCGCTCATTGTTACAGAAGAAGAGTGCCGAATGGCATATGATCTTCTCATTACAACAGCCCAAGACCTATCATCTACACAACACCCTCAACAGGAGAAAATATCGTGAGCTTGGCATCTGCCCCTTCAGCACCTTCAAAAGACAAGCATATGCTAAGACATTTTCTTGATATCCGTGACTTTAGCGGTAATACCATTAGGCAAATTATTGACCTATCAGCCAAAGTCAAAAAGCTCCAAAACAATCGCGCCAACCCTATACACCCCGATCGCCCTCTTGAAGGACGCGCTCTCGGACTAATCCTTGCACAGCCCTCAACACGTACACGTGTGTCTTTTGAAGTGGGAATGCGGCAATTAGGGGGAAATGTTTCTGTTCTTTCCCCCAGCGATATGCAGCTAGGTCGCGGGGAAAGTATTGCCGATACAGCTCGTGTTCTGTCTCGTTTTCTGGACGTTATCGTTCTACGGACGGGTCATGATGAAAACTTGAGAGAACTGGCTAAATGGAGCTCTGTTCCTGTTATAAATGGCCTTACTCCCGTTTCTCATCCAATTCAGATCTTAGCTGACATCCTAACATTTGAAGAACATCGCGGCTCTATTACAGGCAAAACAATAGCTTGGGTGGGAGATGGCAATAACGTTGCGACCTCTTTAATGGAAGCGGCCGCCCTTTTAAAATTCAACGTCCGACTTGCAACGCCAGTGCAATTCCCTCCTAGTGAAGACGCTATTTCTTGGGCACGTCAAAATGGTGCATCCATCGAAGTATTCACCGACCCACACGAGGCCGTTAAGGGCGCCGATGCTATCATCACTGACACATGGGTCAGCATGGGGGACGAAAATAAAGAACAACGCCTAAAAGCTTTCCAACCCTATCAGGTTGATCGCGCCCTTCTTGAAAAAGCTAATTCCAACGCCCTGTTTTTACACTGCCTTCCTGCCCATATTGGAGAAGAAGTGACAGCTGAGGTATTTGAAAGCCCAGCGTCCGTCGTCTTTGATGAGGCAGAAAACCGCCTCCACACACAAAAAGGCCTTCTTCTTTGGGCTTTAGGGAGAGAAAACGGGTGATCCACACACCACCATTTCTTGATACAAATCGACCAGATGTTCCTCATACGGTCATTGCTGGGGGAATTGTCCCTTTTCACTTAGAAAAATCCCCTGTTCGAGGCCGTTTAGTCCGCCTTGGCTCTTTAGCCGACGATATTTTGTCACGCCACGACAATCCAGACGTTGTTTCTCTCCTTGGGGGGGAAGCATTATCA
Protein-coding sequences here:
- the argF gene encoding ornithine carbamoyltransferase; this encodes MLRHFLDIRDFSGNTIRQIIDLSAKVKKLQNNRANPIHPDRPLEGRALGLILAQPSTRTRVSFEVGMRQLGGNVSVLSPSDMQLGRGESIADTARVLSRFLDVIVLRTGHDENLRELAKWSSVPVINGLTPVSHPIQILADILTFEEHRGSITGKTIAWVGDGNNVATSLMEAAALLKFNVRLATPVQFPPSEDAISWARQNGASIEVFTDPHEAVKGADAIITDTWVSMGDENKEQRLKAFQPYQVDRALLEKANSNALFLHCLPAHIGEEVTAEVFESPASVVFDEAENRLHTQKGLLLWALGRENG
- a CDS encoding aspartate aminotransferase family protein, coding for MISALMPNYKRADLAFEHGNGVWLTASDGRRYLDFAAGIAVSSLGHGNPKLVKAIAEQAAKVMHVSNLYRIPQAEELAELLVKNSFADSVLFCNSGAEANEGMVKTIRRAQYENGHPERTRILCFDGAFHGRTLAMISATGNPAYLKGFGPVVDGFDHAPFNNTNTLRSAITPETAGIIVEPIQGESGVKPATESFIKALRAACDEYGIYLGFDEVQTGIGRTGKLFAHEWFDVKPDIISSAKGIGGGFPLGAVLATEELAKHLTPGSHGTTYGGNPLACNAGIIVLNEVLTPGFMSHIQAVGEAFGKMLDDIVQHFPHIFDSVRGMGLMRGLHCIPPAGDVMAVAQHHGLLTVSAGDNVLRLVPPLIVTEEECRMAYDLLITTAQDLSSTQHPQQEKIS